GGGCTCGGACGGTCGGCCGCTGTTCTTCCCCTTCGGTCTCGACGTCACGCTGACCGCCGTGATCGTTCCCCATCTGCTGGTGGGCGTGGGCGAAGGTCTGCTCACCGTGATGATGATCGAAGCGTTGCGCCGCATCGGTGTCGAGCCGGTGCCGGCCGGAGGTCGGGCGTGAGACACCGGTTGTTCGTCCTGGCGTACTTGGCCACCGCGATCGGATCGGGCTTCGTGCACGATCCCTGGGTGCTCGCAGCGGCGGCCGGTGTCGTCCTGGTGCTCGCCGGACGCGAGGCCGGCCGGATCGCCCGCCGCGCGGTGCTGGCCGTCGGTCTCTTCGTGGCCACGGTCACCCTGGCCTACGCCGCCTTCGGCTGGTGGCGCGAGGGCGCGGTCGACACCGCCTGGATCCTGCGGACGAACCTGCGCGCCTTCGGTCTGACCGCGCTCACGTTGCTCGTGGTCGCGCGCGTCGACGCACGGCGGGCCTTCGCCCCGTGGCCCGGCCTGCTCGGACTGATCACGGTGATCGGGGCGCAGCTACGCCTGCTGCAGCGCGAACTCGAGGACTACCGGCTGGGGCTGCGCAGCCGCACGCACCGCCGTGCCAACGCGGCCACCGCGGCCCGCCACGCCGCGTCCGGAGGCGCCCACCTGCTCGGCCGCGCGCTGCACGACGCCGACGAGATCGCCCTCGCCATGCGCGCCCGGGGAGCCTGGCATGATCGCGGCTGAGAGACTGACCGTTCGCCACGCCGACGGCAGCGTCGCGCTCGACGACGTCGGCTTCGCCGTCGACGCCGGCGAGAAGGTCGTCCTGCTCGGCGGCAACGGCAGTGGCAAGACCACTCTGCTGCGCGTGCTCGACGGACTGATCGAACCCACCGCGGGCCGCGTTCTCTACGACGGCCATCCCGTCGACGCGCGCAGCCTGCGCGACGCCGACTTCGCCCGGCGGTTCCGCTCCGACGTCGCGCTGCAGTTCCAGAATCCCGACAGCATGCTCTTCCACGCGACCGTCTTCGACGAGATCGCCTTCGGCGCGCGTCAGCTCGGTTTCGACGACGAGGAATCGCGCGTGCTCGACTGGGCCGAACGGCTCGGCGTGGGTCACCTGCTCGAGCGCGTTCCCTACCGGCTGAGCAGCGGCGAGAAACAGCGCGTGTGCCTGGCGGCGCTGCTGGCGGTGGAGCCGCGGGTGCTGCTGCTCGACGAGCCGATCGCCAACCTCGATCCGCGCAGCACGGGCTGGTTGGTGGACTTCCTGCAGGACCTCGATCTCACG
Above is a genomic segment from Candidatus Krumholzibacteriia bacterium containing:
- a CDS encoding ABC transporter ATP-binding protein — encoded protein: MIAAERLTVRHADGSVALDDVGFAVDAGEKVVLLGGNGSGKTTLLRVLDGLIEPTAGRVLYDGHPVDARSLRDADFARRFRSDVALQFQNPDSMLFHATVFDEIAFGARQLGFDDEESRVLDWAERLGVGHLLERVPYRLSSGEKQRVCLAALLAVEPRVLLLDEPIANLDPRSTGWLVDFLQDLDLTVITTTHNLSLAPEFGSRALVLGEDHRLAFDGELATALDDMDLLQRANLVHTHRHRHGHHEHRHPHVHDWG